Proteins encoded within one genomic window of Aerococcus viridans:
- a CDS encoding VIT1/CCC1 transporter family protein has protein sequence MSEQSKKESLMNGNYVKSMVYGGLDGIVTTFAVVAGATGGALSLDVVIILGFANLLADGLSMAVGDFLSSKSEGEFVENTIKKRRLDFKNDFSSEVAKLSANYQAKGISKDDADQISATLANYPEIFEQERVNSEFGDEEIETHPMRNALVTFFSFLIYGFIPLIAYVFASTNTFLMANTFAVACVLTAITLFILGASKSRLTHTNWFKSGMEMLLIGGAAALVAYGIGVLLGS, from the coding sequence TTGAGTGAACAAAGTAAAAAAGAATCTTTGATGAATGGCAATTACGTGAAAAGTATGGTTTACGGTGGCCTCGATGGTATTGTCACAACCTTCGCCGTCGTTGCAGGGGCAACTGGTGGTGCCTTATCACTTGACGTAGTCATCATCCTTGGCTTCGCCAATCTATTAGCAGATGGTTTATCTATGGCCGTTGGTGACTTCCTTTCAAGTAAGTCTGAGGGAGAGTTTGTTGAGAACACCATCAAAAAACGGCGTCTTGATTTTAAGAATGATTTTTCAAGTGAAGTGGCTAAATTATCTGCAAACTACCAAGCAAAAGGCATTTCAAAGGATGACGCCGATCAGATTTCAGCAACCCTAGCCAATTATCCTGAAATCTTTGAGCAAGAACGTGTGAATAGTGAGTTTGGGGATGAAGAAATCGAAACACATCCAATGAGAAATGCTTTAGTAACGTTCTTCTCATTTTTAATATATGGTTTTATCCCATTAATTGCCTACGTATTCGCCTCAACTAATACTTTTTTGATGGCCAATACCTTTGCAGTTGCATGCGTCTTAACCGCCATCACCCTATTTATCCTAGGTGCATCAAAATCACGTTTAACGCATACCAATTGGTTTAAATCTGGTATGGAAATGCTTCTGATTGGTGGTGCAGCCGCCCTAGTTGCCTATGGTATCGGTGTACTTTTAGGTAGCTAA
- a CDS encoding DUF1002 domain-containing protein, giving the protein MEKFTKRILLTSGVLALGLAVAAPNKLADKIAIDPMFTYGETLDDSQYTETKKLLGVEDGATEIEVAVNELNDLLQDSYPYNQVYSSAYITPADNDGGVTVEIETPDTITDITEAQYENAAITAGAIDVDIKVASAVTVDGSGALAGVYKAFEDAGYSLDDDARQVAQDELAVTSSITQENEDTEGYSDSDMNAAIADIKAQIADLKDQNGGSISVDEITVIVNNVVNNYNLNGVISEDNIQAIIDQMKNFSNLELSEEQKTQLSNLASSLSDAASNVAASASSAIENADTEQLQEDAIGIWDRILSIVDNIFGTSFSSASDTTAE; this is encoded by the coding sequence ATGGAAAAGTTTACAAAACGAATTTTATTAACTAGTGGTGTTTTAGCTTTGGGACTTGCCGTAGCTGCACCAAATAAATTAGCAGATAAGATTGCTATTGACCCGATGTTTACATACGGGGAAACTTTAGATGATAGCCAATATACTGAAACAAAAAAATTATTAGGTGTTGAAGATGGCGCGACTGAAATCGAAGTGGCTGTTAATGAATTAAATGACTTATTACAAGATAGCTACCCATACAACCAAGTCTACTCTTCAGCTTATATCACACCAGCTGATAACGATGGTGGCGTAACGGTTGAAATCGAAACACCAGATACAATAACAGATATCACTGAAGCCCAATATGAGAATGCGGCCATTACTGCGGGTGCAATTGACGTAGATATTAAAGTTGCTTCTGCTGTTACAGTAGATGGTTCAGGTGCCTTAGCGGGTGTTTATAAAGCCTTTGAAGATGCTGGTTATTCATTAGATGATGATGCCCGTCAAGTGGCCCAAGATGAGTTAGCGGTAACTTCTTCAATTACACAAGAGAATGAAGATACTGAAGGTTACTCTGATAGCGACATGAACGCTGCGATTGCGGATATTAAAGCGCAAATTGCTGACTTGAAAGACCAAAATGGTGGCTCAATTTCAGTGGATGAAATTACTGTTATCGTGAATAATGTTGTGAATAACTACAACTTAAATGGTGTGATTTCTGAAGACAATATCCAAGCGATTATTGATCAAATGAAAAACTTCTCTAACCTTGAGTTAAGTGAAGAGCAAAAAACACAATTATCTAACTTAGCAAGCTCATTGTCTGACGCTGCAAGTAACGTTGCCGCTTCTGCTTCATCTGCAATCGAAAATGCAGATACTGAGCAATTACAAGAAGATGCTATAGGTATTTGGGACCGTATCCTTTCTATCGTAGATAATATCTTTGGTACAAGCTTCAGTTCTGCTAGTGACACAACAGCTGAATAA
- a CDS encoding putative glycoside hydrolase, with amino-acid sequence MKDNQSNPNSDIKTTLDPKNEGPKFNWKLVLGLLTAIVLGLALIFGIRTDWYGLANENNQEESASNESSSEQNAESTSESGESTEASREDASDTATSGEGDGAQLPNVSTEATALLNQPKNLPSKFQYDSGYDIAYPEDGVKGIYLSAAGATDQALFDENMALLDETNLNSVVLDVKDDYGNITMDLPSEDDTVNNNETDSIDGEGMMQTFEDKQIYPIARITTFKDTKLANADPSRTFLTESGEVWTNDGGDAFLNPYNKDNWEYLVEVAKSAARAGYKDIQFDYVRFPEGFETFGETLTYDMGDYAEYGKASTEARQMVIADFLAYAREELEPYGVDVSADIFGYVTDVVATPGIGQNYNMIAENVDVISSMIYPSHWGPGYFGLDYPDLYPYEVVQAYMGKENALNAELEEAPVSRPWLQDFTASYLAEGTYAEYGAAEVQEQIDAVIESGAKEYLLWDASNTYTKGVDYK; translated from the coding sequence TTGAAAGACAATCAATCCAATCCAAATTCGGATATTAAGACAACTTTAGACCCAAAAAACGAAGGACCTAAATTCAATTGGAAACTTGTTTTAGGGCTACTCACAGCCATTGTATTAGGTTTAGCCTTAATCTTTGGCATTCGAACAGACTGGTATGGCTTAGCCAATGAAAATAACCAAGAAGAATCCGCAAGTAATGAAAGTTCGTCTGAACAAAACGCTGAATCTACCAGTGAATCTGGTGAATCAACTGAAGCAAGTCGTGAAGATGCTAGCGATACAGCGACAAGCGGTGAAGGTGACGGTGCACAATTACCAAATGTTTCTACAGAAGCAACGGCTTTATTAAACCAACCAAAAAATTTACCCTCAAAATTCCAATACGATTCAGGTTACGATATTGCCTATCCTGAAGACGGGGTAAAAGGGATTTACCTATCAGCTGCCGGTGCCACTGACCAAGCCCTATTTGATGAAAATATGGCCCTTTTAGATGAAACCAATCTAAATTCAGTCGTACTAGATGTCAAAGACGACTACGGGAATATTACTATGGACCTACCGTCAGAAGATGATACGGTCAACAACAACGAAACAGATAGTATTGACGGCGAAGGCATGATGCAAACTTTCGAAGACAAACAAATCTATCCAATCGCTCGTATCACAACCTTTAAAGATACCAAGCTAGCTAACGCTGATCCATCACGTACCTTCCTAACAGAATCTGGTGAAGTATGGACTAACGATGGTGGCGATGCCTTCTTAAACCCATACAACAAAGATAACTGGGAATACCTTGTAGAGGTCGCTAAATCAGCCGCTCGCGCTGGTTATAAGGATATTCAATTTGACTATGTCCGCTTCCCAGAAGGATTTGAAACTTTCGGTGAAACCTTAACTTACGATATGGGTGACTACGCTGAATATGGAAAAGCTTCAACTGAAGCCCGTCAAATGGTTATCGCAGACTTCCTAGCTTATGCCCGTGAAGAACTTGAACCATATGGTGTAGATGTTTCTGCAGATATCTTTGGTTACGTGACAGATGTTGTGGCAACACCTGGTATCGGTCAAAACTACAACATGATCGCTGAAAATGTCGATGTCATTTCATCAATGATCTACCCTTCTCACTGGGGTCCTGGCTACTTCGGCTTAGACTACCCTGACTTGTACCCATATGAAGTTGTACAAGCTTATATGGGAAAAGAGAATGCTTTAAATGCTGAGCTGGAAGAAGCACCAGTATCTAGACCTTGGTTGCAAGACTTTACCGCATCATACCTAGCGGAAGGTACTTATGCTGAGTACGGCGCGGCCGAAGTACAAGAACAAATTGACGCTGTTATTGAAAGTGGCGCCAAGGAATACCTACTTTGGGATGCATCAAACACCTACACAAAAGGTGTAGATTACAAATAA
- a CDS encoding cysteine hydrolase family protein has protein sequence MDKEALIIVDMSNDFVAPDGSLTVGQPGQAIVPYIKSLAEDFISQGKDVVVAMDAHQVDDPHFKLWPAHNVVGTEGQALYGELQDWFQANQDNELVTYLPKENYNSFFNTGLADLLLDKDVDTVHVVGVTTDICVFNTVSGADAYGFQTKVHANGVATFTDLGDTMLQHMTRCFHTEIIK, from the coding sequence ATGGATAAAGAAGCATTAATCATTGTAGATATGAGTAACGATTTTGTGGCACCAGACGGTTCATTAACCGTTGGCCAACCAGGTCAAGCCATCGTTCCCTACATTAAATCTCTGGCAGAAGACTTTATCAGCCAAGGGAAGGATGTGGTCGTGGCTATGGACGCTCATCAAGTGGATGATCCCCACTTTAAATTGTGGCCAGCCCATAATGTGGTGGGTACAGAAGGACAAGCACTTTATGGTGAATTGCAAGACTGGTTCCAAGCCAACCAAGACAATGAATTGGTCACATACCTACCTAAAGAAAATTACAATAGCTTCTTTAATACTGGTTTGGCGGATTTATTGCTTGATAAAGACGTTGATACAGTCCATGTTGTTGGTGTAACCACAGATATTTGTGTTTTCAATACGGTTAGTGGGGCAGATGCCTATGGTTTTCAAACGAAAGTCCATGCTAATGGTGTTGCAACCTTTACAGATTTAGGGGACACTATGCTTCAGCATATGACACGGTGTTTCCACACTGAAATCATTAAGTAG
- a CDS encoding RNA-guided endonuclease TnpB family protein has translation MQLTKTIKVQLYPSASDIEKFEETQQQFLNACNFVSTYIFDHDFELGQTTLHNALYHQIRQDFGLQSQMAQSVMRTVIARYKTVKTQFKQKPKRYKDIHTGKYHTLYKDLYHLTKPLGFKQPVAVFVRNRNYAYHQNNTYSLTTNQGRIKVSCDKQHIAYLQQFSQNAYKFGQAELRCRKGKWFLHVSASKEIDSPDETNIQRIVGIDRGLRQILTIADDTTHTTFYSGKSLMKKRRRFKELRQSLQAKNTKSSRRRLKTIERRENRWMNDVNHQLSKTLVDRYGANTLFVLEDLTNVTFNTTHHRKQDARYEHHSWRFFDFEEKLMYKALESGSQVLKVSAQFTSQRCPKCESIDKANRQQGKHLFTCQNCGYQSNDDRVAAINIQELGHRYLSSEKNPRFEKVVPIQNY, from the coding sequence ATGCAGTTAACGAAAACGATTAAAGTGCAATTATACCCAAGTGCTAGTGATATTGAAAAGTTCGAAGAAACCCAACAACAGTTTTTAAACGCTTGTAATTTTGTTTCGACATATATCTTTGACCATGACTTTGAATTAGGTCAAACGACTTTGCACAACGCCTTGTATCATCAGATACGTCAGGATTTTGGGCTGCAATCGCAAATGGCCCAGTCCGTGATGCGTACGGTAATCGCGAGATATAAGACCGTGAAAACACAGTTTAAACAAAAACCTAAGCGTTATAAAGATATCCATACAGGTAAATATCATACGCTATATAAAGACCTTTACCATTTAACGAAACCCCTAGGGTTTAAGCAACCAGTAGCTGTGTTCGTACGTAATCGTAACTACGCTTATCACCAAAACAATACCTATTCACTGACGACCAATCAAGGACGAATTAAAGTGTCTTGTGATAAGCAACATATCGCTTATCTTCAACAATTTAGCCAGAATGCTTACAAGTTCGGTCAAGCTGAATTACGCTGTCGTAAGGGTAAGTGGTTCTTACACGTGTCCGCAAGTAAAGAGATAGACAGCCCAGATGAAACTAATATTCAACGGATTGTAGGCATTGACCGTGGTTTAAGACAGATACTAACTATTGCGGATGATACAACTCATACTACCTTCTATTCGGGTAAAAGCTTGATGAAGAAAAGACGGCGTTTTAAGGAATTGCGCCAGTCCTTACAAGCGAAGAACACCAAATCAAGTCGTAGACGCCTTAAAACAATTGAAAGACGAGAGAACCGCTGGATGAATGATGTGAACCATCAATTATCAAAGACACTCGTTGATCGATACGGGGCCAATACCTTGTTTGTGTTGGAAGATCTTACGAACGTTACTTTTAACACGACTCACCATCGTAAGCAAGATGCACGGTATGAACACCATTCTTGGCGATTCTTCGATTTTGAAGAAAAGTTAATGTATAAAGCTTTAGAAAGTGGTTCGCAAGTTTTAAAAGTATCCGCACAATTTACGTCCCAACGTTGTCCGAAATGCGAATCAATTGATAAAGCTAATAGACAACAAGGTAAGCACTTGTTTACTTGTCAGAATTGTGGGTATCAATCAAATGATGACCGTGTGGCAGCTATCAATATTCAAGAATTGGGTCACCGATATCTGTCGAGTGAGAAAAACCCGCGGTTTGAAAAAGTTGTGCCAATACAAAATTATTAA
- a CDS encoding YkyA family protein, with protein sequence MVLKKLSTLAIVGASIGVLAACSRTPDQVVTKSAENAQAMMGQLESIQTQEMALQDAFEEDLAADESLTNLTESGTGATRENLQTRQEEFDELKSLFEDFQGQVESLNEFDETDFTAGEDFANFDASRQLADSVNTQMSAYIENYQAVLEKEDAYYTSLAAEDSDLTTFSDGLAEINGNFKTSQAALSEMLPDLTELAKLSQTENQAQ encoded by the coding sequence ATGGTATTGAAGAAACTATCCACCCTTGCAATCGTCGGGGCGAGCATTGGGGTATTAGCAGCCTGCTCTAGGACACCAGACCAAGTGGTGACAAAGTCAGCCGAAAACGCCCAAGCTATGATGGGGCAATTAGAATCCATTCAAACGCAGGAAATGGCTTTACAAGATGCTTTTGAAGAAGATTTAGCAGCTGACGAAAGTCTAACCAACTTGACTGAATCAGGCACGGGTGCAACACGGGAAAACCTACAAACCAGACAAGAAGAATTTGACGAATTAAAATCGCTTTTTGAAGATTTCCAAGGTCAGGTTGAAAGTTTAAATGAATTTGACGAAACTGACTTCACAGCCGGGGAAGATTTCGCCAACTTTGATGCGTCTCGGCAATTAGCTGACAGCGTGAACACGCAAATGAGCGCCTACATTGAAAACTACCAAGCTGTTTTGGAAAAAGAAGATGCTTATTACACAAGTTTAGCAGCTGAAGACAGCGATCTAACGACCTTCTCTGACGGCCTAGCGGAAATTAACGGCAACTTTAAAACGTCACAAGCAGCCTTATCTGAAATGTTGCCTGACTTAACGGAATTGGCCAAACTTTCGCAAACAGAAAATCAAGCACAATAA
- a CDS encoding Lrp/AsnC family transcriptional regulator, which translates to MNIEQKKELLAILAQDARLAPKTIANMIEANEEEVVAQIAAYEKDNVIAGYHTMINWDVADDNLLSAMVEVNVDLHHGVSYQDIAETIYQYDQVESLYLMSGTYDFLLLTKRLTMVDISKFISKLAAIDEVSATTTHIVMNRYKEQGVVYKDIKEHGGRMVISQ; encoded by the coding sequence ATGAACATCGAACAGAAAAAAGAATTGTTAGCTATCTTAGCGCAGGATGCGCGATTAGCACCTAAAACTATTGCTAACATGATTGAAGCTAACGAAGAAGAAGTCGTTGCGCAAATCGCTGCTTATGAAAAAGATAACGTGATTGCCGGCTACCACACCATGATCAACTGGGACGTTGCCGATGACAACTTGCTATCAGCGATGGTAGAAGTCAATGTTGATTTACACCACGGTGTATCTTATCAAGACATTGCAGAAACCATTTACCAATATGATCAAGTAGAATCTTTATACTTGATGTCAGGTACTTATGATTTCCTATTATTAACCAAGCGTTTAACGATGGTAGATATCTCTAAATTTATCTCTAAATTAGCAGCTATCGACGAAGTTAGCGCTACAACAACCCACATTGTAATGAACCGCTATAAAGAACAAGGGGTTGTCTACAAAGATATCAAAGAACATGGCGGACGTATGGTGATCTCACAATGA
- a CDS encoding pyridoxal phosphate-dependent aminotransferase, protein MTKSQNKTVIDMEPSGIRRFFDIANEIEGVISLGVGEPDFPTPWSIREEAIRAIRKSKTYYTANAGLIELRRAISNYVDRKYDLDYDPDTEVIVTVGGSEAIDLACRGLINPGDEVLCMDPSYVSYTPSIELAGGIPVPVKLPSEHDFILQPENIEALITEKTKAIILNYPNNPTGAAATREELEKLADVIKKYDLYVLTDEIYSEIWYAKDKYTSIASFEGMKQRTIYINGFAKAFSMTGWRIGYLCGPEVLVEQMLKIHQFTIMAAPTVSQYASVVALEDCDDDVEAMRKDYLKRRNFLLGRFRDMGIPCFVPRGAFYTFPDIREFDMTSEEFALALLDAKKLAVVPGSAFGEGGEGFLRISYAYSIKELTIAMDKIEEFITELRNK, encoded by the coding sequence ATGACGAAATCTCAAAATAAAACCGTAATTGATATGGAGCCATCTGGTATACGCCGTTTTTTCGACATTGCCAATGAAATCGAAGGCGTGATTTCGCTTGGTGTAGGGGAGCCTGACTTTCCAACGCCTTGGTCAATTCGTGAAGAAGCGATTCGGGCCATTAGAAAAAGTAAAACTTATTATACTGCCAATGCAGGTTTAATTGAATTGCGACGTGCAATTTCAAATTATGTAGACCGCAAATATGACTTGGATTATGATCCAGATACGGAAGTGATTGTCACTGTTGGTGGTTCTGAAGCCATTGACCTTGCTTGTCGTGGATTAATTAACCCAGGTGATGAAGTATTGTGTATGGATCCGTCTTACGTATCTTACACACCGTCAATTGAGCTTGCTGGCGGGATTCCCGTACCAGTGAAGCTACCAAGTGAGCACGACTTCATTTTACAACCAGAAAATATTGAAGCATTAATTACAGAAAAAACCAAGGCTATTATTTTAAACTATCCAAACAACCCAACAGGGGCAGCGGCAACTCGGGAAGAGTTGGAAAAATTGGCTGACGTCATTAAGAAATATGATTTATATGTCTTAACGGACGAAATCTATTCTGAAATCTGGTATGCCAAAGATAAATATACGTCAATCGCTTCATTTGAAGGGATGAAACAACGGACAATCTACATTAACGGGTTTGCTAAAGCCTTCTCAATGACAGGGTGGCGAATTGGTTACCTATGTGGACCAGAAGTTTTAGTGGAACAAATGTTGAAAATCCACCAGTTCACGATTATGGCTGCACCAACTGTATCGCAATATGCGTCAGTTGTGGCTTTAGAAGATTGTGATGATGATGTAGAAGCGATGCGGAAAGACTATTTAAAACGTCGTAACTTCTTATTAGGCCGATTCCGTGATATGGGCATTCCTTGTTTCGTACCACGCGGGGCTTTCTATACCTTCCCTGACATTCGTGAATTTGATATGACCAGTGAAGAATTTGCCTTGGCGCTCCTTGATGCGAAGAAATTGGCAGTTGTGCCTGGTTCAGCATTTGGTGAGGGTGGGGAAGGATTCTTACGTATCTCATACGCATACTCAATTAAAGAATTGACGATTGCCATGGACAAAATAGAAGAATTCATTACCGAGCTAAGAAACAAATAA